One genomic window of Haliotis asinina isolate JCU_RB_2024 chromosome 4, JCU_Hal_asi_v2, whole genome shotgun sequence includes the following:
- the LOC137281101 gene encoding DNA-directed RNA polymerase II subunit RPB1-like: protein MLHGGRPTSRPPDPGSYFYPPSSLGSYFSPPSRLGSYFSPSSRLGSYFSPSSSLGSYFSPPSSLGSYFSPPSSLGSYFSPPSSLGSYFSPPSSLGSYFSPSSSLGSYFSPPSSLGSYFSPSSRLGSYFSPSSSLGSYFSPSSRLGSYFSPSSSLGSYFSPSSRLGSYFSPSSSLGSYFSPSSRLGSYSSPSSSLGSYFSPPSSLGSYFSPPSSLGSYFSPPSSLGSYFSPPSSLGSYFSPPSSLGSYFSPPSSLGSYFSPPSSLGSYFSPSSSLGSYFSPPSSLGSYFSPPSSLGSYFSPSSSLGSCFSPPSSLTTTGPWILLLPTLQSRVLLLPTLQSHDYRTALSVLLLPILQSWVLLSQP, encoded by the coding sequence ATGTTACATGGCGGACGCCCTACCTCACGCCCACCGGACCCTGGATCTTACTTCTACCCACCCTCCAGTCTCGGGTCTTACTTCTCCCCACCCTCCCGTCTCGGGTCTTACTTCTCCCCATCCTCCCGTCTCGGGTCTTACTTCTCCCCATCCTCCAGTCTCGGGTCTTACTTCTCCCCACCCTCCAGTCTCGGGTCTTACTTCTCCCCACCCTCCAGTCTCGGGTCTTACTTCTCCCCACCCTCCAGTCTCGGGTCTTACTTCTCCCCACCCTCCAGTCTCGGGTCTTACTTCTCCCCATCCTCCAGTCTCGGGTCTTACTTCTCCCCACCCTCCAGTCTCGGGTCTTACTTCTCCCCATCCTCCCGTCTCGGGTCTTACTTCTCCCCATCCTCCAGTCTCGGGTCTTACTTCTCCCCATCCTCCCGTCTCGGGTCTTACTTCTCCCCATCCTCCAGTCTCGGGTCTTACTTCTCCCCATCCTCCCGTCTCGGGTCTTACTTCTCCCCATCCTCCAGTCTCGGGTCTTACTTCTCCCCATCCTCCCGTCTCGGGTCTTACTCCTCCCCATCCTCCAGTCTCGGGTCTTACTTCTCCCCACCCTCCAGTCTCGGGTCTTACTTCTCCCCACCCTCCAGTCTCGGGTCTTACTTCTCCCCACCCTCCAGTCTCGGGTCTTACTTCTCCCCACCCTCCAGTCTCGGGTCTTACTTCTCCCCACCCTCCAGTCTCGGGTCTTACTTCTCCCCACCCTCCAGTCTCGGGTCTTACTTCTCCCCACCCTCCAGTCTCGGGTCTTACTTCTCCCCATCCTCCAGTCTCGGGTCTTACTTCTCCCCACCCTCCAGTCTCGGGTCTTACTTCTCCCCACCCTCCAGTCTCGGGTCCTACTTCTCCCCATCCTCCAGTCTCGGGTCTTGCTTCTCCCCACCCTCCAGTCTCACGACTACCGGACCCTGGATCTTACTTCTCCCCACCCTCCAGTCTCGGGTCTTACTTCTCCCCACCCTCCAGTCTCACGACTACCGGACCGCGCTCTCGGTCTTACTTCTCCCCATTCTCCAGTCTTGGGTCTTGCTTTCCCAACCATAA
- the LOC137282780 gene encoding sodium-dependent glucose transporter 1A-like, with the protein MGLDTDTGQTPETVGFRLQLQDPMNRRKLIHTSLIYFASIALGICRAQHGPAFLDLAQITGSNVEEASVFYTSLAAGGLVGAVSMGVLLEKLAKHRQTLVATSSLLMSASVSVIPWSKNYILTIGLFGVNGLLAAAFDTGANADMLVTWGVEGKISIQILHFVFAIGTILAPLIVGPFLAERRQLNGTLCDTYDTSKSLNNSDGPITGNSTENNFLLPESCVPSESHIQYAYMIAASLSFLSGIMIMTECSFSPSESKGKTGNQNHRNPRVLPKWLLLFILLNVGGLYFFTSASTNVFFSYMMAYFVKDLGWSKEKTANFISVFWAAYAASRLFCVMFDRVLTPRQLLFICNGLCVCSIGGLWLSITHESDSGIWICMVLASIGMSGIFPTGLVYVEQEVMKVSGMVTSVIWGAASLQGVVNPLLFGYLFQMISYKWYIYLVLIEAILAFVCFLSTVLIVKTLVEKYGSWNLEETFTEQSEKLKNVVEIHS; encoded by the exons ATGGGGCTTGACACCGACACCGGACAAACACCCGAAACAGTTGGCTTCCGGCTACAATTACAAGATCCCATGAACCGCCGGAAGTTAATCCACACCTCGTTAATTTACTTTGCATCCATAGCACTG GGTATTTGTCGTGCCCAGCATGGCCCAGCATTCTTGGACCTGGCTCAGATCACTGGAAGCAACGTAGAGGAGGCATCGGTCTTCTATACGTCCCTCGCGGCAGGGGGACTGGTGGGAGCAGTGTCCATGGGTGTCCTCCTTGAGAAACTGGCCAAGCACAGGCAAACCCTTGTGGCCACTTCGTCCTTACTGATGTCAGCTAGTGTCAGTGTTATACCATGGAGTAAAAACTACATCCTGACAATTGGTCTGTTTGGTGTGAATGGGCTATTAGCAGCAGCCTTTGATACAG GTGCAAATGCTGATATGCTGGTCACATGGGGCGTGGAAGGCAAGATTAGTATACAAATCCTACACTTTGTCTTTGCCATCGGCACCATCTTAGCACCTCTTATCGTAGGGCCATTTTTGGCTGAGAGGAGGCAACTAAACGGCACGCTATGCGACACATATGATACATCAAAGTCACTTAATAACAGTGACGGACCCATCACCGGCAACTCGACAGAAAACAACTTCCTTCTTCCtgagagttgtgtcccttccgAGAGTCACATCCAGTATGCATACATGATAGCAGCGTCTCTTAGTTTCCTGTCAGGAATCATGATAATGACGGAATGCTCTTTCAGTCCTTCAGAGTCAAAAGGTAAAACAGGAAATCAGAATCATCGAAATCCCCGGGTCCTCCCGAAATGGTTGCTTTTGTTTATACTTTTGAACGTTGGAGGCTTGTATTTCTTCACTTCTGCTTCCACGAATGTCTTCTTTAGCTACATGATGGCGTACTTTGTAAAGGATCTCGGATGGAGCAAGGAAAAGACTGCCAATTTTATATCAGTCTTTTGGGCAGCTTATGCTGCCTCTCGCTTGTTCTGTGTGATGTTTGATCGCGTCCTAACACCTCGTCagcttttgtttatttgtaatggTCTATGTGTGTGTTCTATTGGCGGTCTGTGGCTCAGCATTACTCATGAATCTGACTCAGGCATCTGGATCTGTATGGTCCTTGCATCAATAGGGATGTCAGGTATTTTCCCAACTGGACTTGTATATGTTGAACAGGAAGTGATGAAAGTGTCAGGAATGGTGACATCAGTCATCTGGGGGGCAGCGAGCTTACAAGGAGTCGTGAACCCTTTGTTATTTGGTTATCTTTTTCAGATGATATCTTACAAATGGTACATCTACCTTGTTTTGATCGAGGCTATTTTAGCTTTTGTGTGTTTCCTGTCAACTGTTCTGATTGTAAAGACCCTTGTGGAGAAGTATGGCTCTTGGAACTTGGAGGAGACATTTACTGAGCAGAGTGAGAAATTAAAGAATGTTGTTGAAATACACTCGTAG